A stretch of the Clarias gariepinus isolate MV-2021 ecotype Netherlands chromosome 26, CGAR_prim_01v2, whole genome shotgun sequence genome encodes the following:
- the fbxo15 gene encoding F-box only protein 15 isoform X1, with the protein MSSFYRRKQVMVQRSSVHYKRPAKSVRGSENYLEKMPPEITEKIISYLDPGSLFCLGFVNKHFHELTENSAMWYRFYTWQRAKTKTSRLIKDVTDGVDMASIREKPGGYWRRVFFKELTRHNESWERKLKSSHSYTGLPIRTAEVLRGFDVKWEITVKEPSGRENRIQATDVFFGDASMVVRWNSGNWPNLYKLVTLEVLGVRLVPIKCPITCRPGWKSLLGKVVVKKNGGKLCASDRLISLMYYGNGVTVGVWQKEQEIAFVLMNLHYHRLVERHIFGSSTTSYEPTDYQAPFDDIDPDYGLHQYSMHLELHNAVESIASIRFTQLFCRKDQIVDGYIPLQVISKEKRSGYISLPDKISLPWRTEAIQGHIKHCCMMTLTVLAEAQTPFWCFSAPVAINKSNNRDMSYDCNGEIFFMGYQDSNGKLEIELEWIEEEKRFVMVNLVIFLSISKVNRYFRRDY; encoded by the exons atgtcttctTTTTACAGACGGAAACAAGTTATGGTCCAGCGATCATCAGTTCATTATAAACGTCCAGCCAAATCAGTCAGAGGCTCTGAAAACTATTTAGAGAA GATGCCACCAGAGATCACTGAGAAGATCATTTCATATTTGGATCCAGGATCTCTCTTCTGCCTTGGCTTCGTCAACAAGCATTTCCATGAGCTGACTGAAAACAG CGCCATGTGGTATCGCTTTTACACCTGGCAGCGAGCAAAAACGAAGACATCCAGGCTAATAAAGGATGTGACAGATGGAGTGGACATGGCCAGCATTCGGGAAAAGCCTGGGGGATACTGGAGGAGAGTTTTCTTTAAAGAACTGACCCGTCATAATGAAAGCTGGGAGAGAAAACTAAAATCCAGTCATTCTTACACTGGACTGCCAATTCGAACAGCTGAAGTCCTCAG GGGTTTTGATGTCAAGTGGGAGATCACAGTGAAGGAACCAAGTGGACGTGAGAACAGGATTCAAGCTACCGACGTGTTCTTTGGTGACGCATCTATGGTGGTTCGGTGGAACTCTGGAAACTGGCCAAATCTTTATAAACTAGTTACACTAGAGGTACTTGGAGTGAGGCTTGTGCCAATTAAGTGTCCAATCACATGCAG ACCAGGTTGGAAATCCCTCTTAGGTAAAGTGGTGGTGAAGAAGAATGGTGGGAAATTGTGTGCTTCAGACAGGCTCATCTCTTTGATGTACTATGGCAATGGTGTCACTGTGGGGGTTTGGCAG aaggAACAGGAAATCGCATTTGTCTTAATGAACTTACATTATCACAGACTTGTGGAAAGACATATTTTTGGCTCTTCCACAAC TTCATATGAGCCAACAGACTATCAAGCCCCTTTTGATGACATTGATCCTGATTATGGTTTGCATCAGTACAGTATGCACCTTGAGCTGCACAACGCAGTAGAAAGCATTGCATCAATTAGGTTTACCCAGCTGTTTTGCAGGAAAG ATCAGATTGTTGATGGTTACATCCCTTTGCAAGTtatcagtaaagaaaaaagatcaGGATACATAAGTCTGCCTGATAAAATCAGCCTGCCTTGGAGGACTGAAGCAATACAGGGGCACATTAAG cattgTTGCATGATGACTCTCACTGTTCTTGCTGAAGCCCAGACCCCATTCTGGTGTTTTAGTGCTCCTGTAGCCATCAATAAATCAAACAACAGAGACATGTCGTATGACTGTAATGGAGAGATTTTCTTTATGGGATATCAGGACTCAAATGgaaagctggaaattgaactGGAGTGGATTGAGGAAGAGAAGCGGTTTGTCATGGTTAATTTGGTCATTTTTCTTTCCATTAGCAAAGTAAATAGGTACTTCAGGAGGGACTATTAA
- the fbxo15 gene encoding F-box only protein 15 isoform X2, with protein sequence MSSQRRKQVMVQRSSVHYKRPAKSVRGSENYLEKMPPEITEKIISYLDPGSLFCLGFVNKHFHELTENSAMWYRFYTWQRAKTKTSRLIKDVTDGVDMASIREKPGGYWRRVFFKELTRHNESWERKLKSSHSYTGLPIRTAEVLRGFDVKWEITVKEPSGRENRIQATDVFFGDASMVVRWNSGNWPNLYKLVTLEVLGVRLVPIKCPITCRPGWKSLLGKVVVKKNGGKLCASDRLISLMYYGNGVTVGVWQKEQEIAFVLMNLHYHRLVERHIFGSSTTSYEPTDYQAPFDDIDPDYGLHQYSMHLELHNAVESIASIRFTQLFCRKDQIVDGYIPLQVISKEKRSGYISLPDKISLPWRTEAIQGHIKHCCMMTLTVLAEAQTPFWCFSAPVAINKSNNRDMSYDCNGEIFFMGYQDSNGKLEIELEWIEEEKRFVMVNLVIFLSISKVNRYFRRDY encoded by the exons ATGAGCTCTCAGAG ACGGAAACAAGTTATGGTCCAGCGATCATCAGTTCATTATAAACGTCCAGCCAAATCAGTCAGAGGCTCTGAAAACTATTTAGAGAA GATGCCACCAGAGATCACTGAGAAGATCATTTCATATTTGGATCCAGGATCTCTCTTCTGCCTTGGCTTCGTCAACAAGCATTTCCATGAGCTGACTGAAAACAG CGCCATGTGGTATCGCTTTTACACCTGGCAGCGAGCAAAAACGAAGACATCCAGGCTAATAAAGGATGTGACAGATGGAGTGGACATGGCCAGCATTCGGGAAAAGCCTGGGGGATACTGGAGGAGAGTTTTCTTTAAAGAACTGACCCGTCATAATGAAAGCTGGGAGAGAAAACTAAAATCCAGTCATTCTTACACTGGACTGCCAATTCGAACAGCTGAAGTCCTCAG GGGTTTTGATGTCAAGTGGGAGATCACAGTGAAGGAACCAAGTGGACGTGAGAACAGGATTCAAGCTACCGACGTGTTCTTTGGTGACGCATCTATGGTGGTTCGGTGGAACTCTGGAAACTGGCCAAATCTTTATAAACTAGTTACACTAGAGGTACTTGGAGTGAGGCTTGTGCCAATTAAGTGTCCAATCACATGCAG ACCAGGTTGGAAATCCCTCTTAGGTAAAGTGGTGGTGAAGAAGAATGGTGGGAAATTGTGTGCTTCAGACAGGCTCATCTCTTTGATGTACTATGGCAATGGTGTCACTGTGGGGGTTTGGCAG aaggAACAGGAAATCGCATTTGTCTTAATGAACTTACATTATCACAGACTTGTGGAAAGACATATTTTTGGCTCTTCCACAAC TTCATATGAGCCAACAGACTATCAAGCCCCTTTTGATGACATTGATCCTGATTATGGTTTGCATCAGTACAGTATGCACCTTGAGCTGCACAACGCAGTAGAAAGCATTGCATCAATTAGGTTTACCCAGCTGTTTTGCAGGAAAG ATCAGATTGTTGATGGTTACATCCCTTTGCAAGTtatcagtaaagaaaaaagatcaGGATACATAAGTCTGCCTGATAAAATCAGCCTGCCTTGGAGGACTGAAGCAATACAGGGGCACATTAAG cattgTTGCATGATGACTCTCACTGTTCTTGCTGAAGCCCAGACCCCATTCTGGTGTTTTAGTGCTCCTGTAGCCATCAATAAATCAAACAACAGAGACATGTCGTATGACTGTAATGGAGAGATTTTCTTTATGGGATATCAGGACTCAAATGgaaagctggaaattgaactGGAGTGGATTGAGGAAGAGAAGCGGTTTGTCATGGTTAATTTGGTCATTTTTCTTTCCATTAGCAAAGTAAATAGGTACTTCAGGAGGGACTATTAA